One part of the Treponema sp. OMZ 787 genome encodes these proteins:
- the tuf gene encoding elongation factor Tu, which yields MAKEKFNRTKVHMNVGTIGHVDHGKTTLSAAITTYCAKKYGDKLLKYDEIDNAPEEKARGITINTRHLEYQSDKRHYAHIDCPGHADYVKNMITGAAQMDGGVLVVSAPDSVMPQTKEHLLLARQVGVPSIIVFLNKVDLVDDPELVELVEEEVRETLTSYGFPEDTPIIKGSAFKALQEGASAEDTACIEELLQTMDSYFQDPVRDAEKPFLLPIEDIFTIQGRGTVVTGRIERGVIKMNEEVEIVGIRPTKKTVVTGIEMFNKLLDQGEAGDNVGLLLRGIEKKEVERGQVLAKPGSIHPHTKFEAQIYVLSKEEGGRHSPFFSGYRPQFYFRTTDITGTVNLPEGTDMVKPGDNTKIIGELIHPIAMDQGLKLAIREGGRTIASGQVTEVIE from the coding sequence ATGGCAAAGGAAAAATTTAACAGAACGAAAGTTCACATGAATGTTGGTACCATCGGTCACGTTGACCATGGTAAGACCACTCTTTCGGCAGCGATCACTACGTATTGTGCAAAGAAGTACGGTGATAAGCTTCTAAAATATGACGAGATCGACAATGCTCCGGAAGAAAAAGCGCGCGGTATTACTATCAATACCCGACACTTGGAATATCAGTCCGATAAGAGGCACTATGCACACATCGACTGCCCCGGCCACGCTGACTATGTTAAGAACATGATCACAGGTGCTGCCCAGATGGACGGCGGTGTTCTCGTAGTTTCCGCTCCGGACTCGGTTATGCCTCAGACAAAAGAGCACTTGCTTCTTGCCCGACAGGTAGGTGTACCCTCAATTATCGTCTTTCTTAATAAGGTTGACCTTGTTGATGATCCCGAACTTGTAGAATTGGTAGAAGAAGAAGTTAGAGAGACCTTGACCTCTTACGGTTTCCCTGAAGATACTCCCATTATTAAGGGTTCTGCTTTTAAAGCTCTTCAGGAAGGCGCTTCTGCCGAAGATACAGCCTGTATCGAAGAATTGCTCCAGACAATGGACAGCTACTTCCAGGATCCTGTTCGAGATGCCGAAAAGCCCTTCCTTCTCCCCATTGAAGATATCTTCACAATTCAGGGACGAGGAACTGTTGTTACAGGAAGAATCGAGCGCGGTGTTATCAAGATGAACGAAGAAGTTGAAATCGTCGGTATCCGCCCCACAAAGAAGACTGTTGTTACCGGTATCGAAATGTTCAACAAGCTTCTTGATCAGGGTGAAGCAGGAGACAACGTAGGTCTTCTCTTGAGAGGTATTGAAAAGAAGGAAGTTGAACGCGGACAGGTTCTCGCTAAGCCCGGTTCAATCCATCCTCACACCAAATTTGAAGCTCAGATTTACGTTCTTTCAAAAGAGGAAGGCGGACGGCACAGCCCCTTCTTCTCAGGTTACAGACCTCAGTTCTATTTCAGAACAACCGACATTACCGGAACTGTAAACCTTCCTGAAGGAACAGATATGGTTAAGCCCGGCGATAATACAAAGATTATCGGTGAGCTTATTCACCCCATAGCTATGGATCAAGGTCTTAAACTCGCTATTCGCGAAGGCGGACGAACTATTGCTTCGGGTCAGGTAACTGAAGTTATCGAATAA
- the rplC gene encoding 50S ribosomal protein L3, with protein MIGLIGKKIGMTQIFNEVGHLMPVTVIQVEPNTVVALKDKEKFGYSSVVLGLGELKEKHTSKPYAGQFSGDIKPLKLLKEFRDFDKEVAVGDKLGVEVFEKVPYLDITAISKGKGFQGVMKRWGYGGGRASHGSKFHREAGSTGHCTTPGRSFKNTTMPGRMGFDKVTVQNLQIVKIDPELGVIMVRGSVPGKKDATVFLKSAVKRAK; from the coding sequence ATGATTGGACTGATTGGAAAAAAAATCGGCATGACCCAAATATTCAATGAAGTCGGTCACCTTATGCCGGTTACAGTTATTCAGGTAGAACCCAATACCGTTGTTGCACTAAAGGACAAGGAAAAGTTCGGATACTCTTCAGTAGTGCTCGGCTTGGGTGAACTCAAAGAAAAGCACACCAGTAAACCCTATGCAGGACAGTTCAGCGGAGACATTAAGCCTTTAAAACTTTTAAAGGAATTCCGTGATTTTGACAAAGAAGTTGCAGTAGGTGATAAACTTGGTGTAGAGGTTTTTGAAAAGGTTCCGTATTTAGACATTACGGCAATTTCAAAAGGTAAAGGTTTTCAGGGTGTTATGAAGCGATGGGGCTATGGAGGCGGTAGAGCAAGTCATGGTTCTAAGTTTCACCGTGAAGCAGGTTCGACGGGACACTGTACAACTCCGGGTCGTTCTTTTAAAAATACGACAATGCCCGGAAGAATGGGTTTTGACAAGGTTACCGTTCAAAATTTGCAAATCGTAAAGATTGATCCTGAATTAGGTGTTATAATGGTTCGCGGTTCTGTTCCGGGTAAAAAGGATGCAACTGTATTCTTAAAATCCGCAGTAAAGCGGGCTAAATAA
- a CDS encoding 50S ribosomal protein L23 translates to MEYNDILIAPVLTEKSTELREQGKYVFKVAPKATKIQIKEAVRRLFNVKVTDCTVVNVRGKTKRLRYKEGKTSSWKKATVKLAKGETIKIFEGA, encoded by the coding sequence ATGGAATACAATGATATACTTATCGCGCCTGTTCTTACCGAAAAAAGCACAGAACTTCGCGAGCAGGGCAAATATGTTTTCAAAGTAGCGCCGAAGGCTACCAAGATTCAGATAAAGGAAGCAGTACGAAGATTGTTCAATGTAAAAGTTACCGATTGTACTGTTGTTAATGTTCGAGGAAAGACTAAGCGTCTCCGCTACAAGGAAGGTAAAACTTCATCTTGGAAAAAAGCAACCGTAAAACTTGCTAAGGGCGAGACAATTAAGATTTTTGAAGGTGCGTAA
- a CDS encoding AAA family ATPase translates to MTDIRKMPIGIQSFEDLRVKNFLYVDKTSYVAQLASSNNLRDISMLPEYDAV, encoded by the coding sequence ATGACGGATATACGGAAAATGCCTATAGGTATTCAAAGTTTTGAAGATTTAAGAGTAAAAAATTTTTTGTATGTAGATAAGACCTCATACGTTGCTCAGCTTGCTTCTTCAAATAATTTGCGGGATATCAGTATGCTCCCCGAATACGATGCCGTCTGA
- the rpsJ gene encoding 30S ribosomal protein S10 produces MTKEKIRVKLRGFDVELVDQSSKAIVQAVQKAGAKVCGPIPLPTRINKFTVLRSPHVNKKSREQFEMRTHKRLIDIIEPSAEVMNALLALELSAGVDVEIKQ; encoded by the coding sequence ATGACAAAGGAAAAGATTCGCGTAAAGCTTCGCGGATTCGATGTAGAATTGGTTGATCAGAGTTCAAAGGCTATTGTACAGGCTGTTCAAAAAGCAGGTGCAAAGGTTTGCGGTCCTATCCCGCTTCCCACTCGGATTAACAAGTTTACAGTGCTTCGCTCACCCCACGTAAATAAAAAATCACGTGAGCAGTTTGAAATGCGAACGCACAAAAGGTTAATCGATATTATCGAACCTTCGGCAGAAGTTATGAACGCCTTATTGGCATTGGAACTTTCAGCCGGTGTTGATGTAGAAATTAAACAATAA
- a CDS encoding PD-(D/E)XK nuclease domain-containing protein, producing the protein MRERDYQIAFYIIFSLMGQFVQTEVVSSKGMADCLVHTDDTVYIFEFKLMSSGTPKEVIQQIKEKGYAESYKTSGKKIVLIGAVFGDGIDEETSGTWESCNL; encoded by the coding sequence ATGAGAGAAAGAGATTACCAGATAGCCTTTTATATCATCTTTAGCCTCATGGGGCAGTTTGTTCAAACTGAGGTTGTAAGTTCAAAGGGAATGGCTGACTGTTTGGTGCACACGGATGATACAGTCTACATCTTTGAGTTTAAGCTTATGAGTTCCGGCACACCCAAAGAAGTTATCCAACAAATAAAAGAAAAAGGATATGCTGAGTCCTACAAGACGAGCGGTAAAAAGATAGTTCTCATCGGTGCGGTTTTTGGCGACGGCATTGATGAAGAAACCTCCGGTACTTGGGAATCTTGCAATTTATAG
- the rplD gene encoding 50S ribosomal protein L4, whose protein sequence is MEKKVYSVDGKELRTINLDDKVFGLPVNDDVIYYAINNELANKRVGTACTKGRAEVHGSNSKPYSQKGTGRARRGDKKSPLLVGGGTIFGPKPRDFSYSMPKKAKRLAMKSILSLKAQNDRLVVVEDFTVESGKTRDLVKILNNFAKGERTVIILKDDDSLVKRAGRNIPHLSFLAYNRLRAHDLFYGRKVIMLESAAKNLSDFYGCKEAE, encoded by the coding sequence ATGGAAAAGAAAGTCTATTCAGTCGATGGTAAAGAATTGAGGACAATTAATCTTGATGACAAGGTGTTCGGTCTTCCCGTAAATGATGATGTTATTTACTACGCCATCAATAATGAACTAGCCAATAAACGAGTCGGAACGGCTTGTACAAAGGGCAGAGCTGAGGTTCACGGTTCAAATTCCAAGCCTTACAGCCAAAAAGGTACAGGACGTGCACGACGCGGTGATAAAAAATCCCCTCTTTTAGTCGGAGGAGGAACTATTTTTGGACCTAAACCGAGAGATTTCAGCTATTCTATGCCTAAAAAAGCAAAAAGATTGGCTATGAAGTCAATTTTGAGCCTTAAAGCTCAGAACGACAGGTTAGTGGTTGTCGAAGATTTTACGGTAGAAAGCGGTAAAACACGCGACCTTGTAAAGATTTTAAATAACTTTGCAAAGGGCGAGCGCACTGTTATAATTCTAAAGGATGATGATTCTTTGGTAAAAAGAGCAGGACGCAATATTCCGCATCTTTCATTCTTGGCATATAACCGCCTTCGAGCCCATGATTTATTCTACGGCCGAAAAGTTATCATGCTTGAATCTGCCGCAAAAAATCTTTCCGATTTTTACGGATGTAAGGAGGCCGAATAA